The stretch of DNA GAGATCAGatcaaattcaaaagaaaatagtAAAGTTTCTTACCCTCTTTCCAGAGGGCAAGTGGCCTGTTTATCCAAGAGTCTAATTTACCCACAGCAAGAGGCCAAATTGGCCTTAATTGTGTCCTAATTATTTGCTTAAATAGCTAATCTTTACTTCCCACCCTATCACTTCTTCTAATCTTTTAGGAGACTACTTTAGGAAAAGCCACCTaatttacaaacattttttaacTCTTTAAACATCCCTGTACAGACTAGCTTGCTGCTTTATTACCCCACCTCCCTGCAGTCAGCATTCTTCCTGAGATCTGATGATGTACATTCCCCAGCAGTTAATGGTGTTCCATCTGTTAGAggcaaccaaaatgttaaaaggtCTACATACTAGAAGTAGTTTGAATAAGCCAGAAGCAGCTTAATGTAAAAAGGAGAAGTTTCTACAAATAACTTAGGCCACACTCCCAGGCTTAGGCTGTAAGGGTCAGTGGGTCTTTTGCAGGCACTGATAAGAGCAAAAGCCCATTGTCCACCGCACCCAGGCTCAGGATGTAAGTAAGGGCCAGTGGCCCtgataaggttaaaaaaaaaataaaatagccccATGGTCTGTATTTCACAGATATGTTACTTATTGCTTTGCATCTGTAACCCCTTAGCTTAGAATAGGGACTTGAGGCATTTCGCGGGCCTCTAGTTTTGCCTGTAATTGATTGGAGTGTcttatatttgctttaaaatgattggAGTGTTTTTCGCGGGCGTGGGCTTTGCTGTAATGGCCAAACTGGCCTATAAGAATCTGACTTGTCCCTAGCTCGGGGTCTTGCTTCATCCACCGGTCCTGCGTGTCCGTGTGAGGAGCTTGACCCTGGCTAGCCAGCTCAATAAACTTTGCTTGCTGATTGCATCCACGTCTGGTTCTTTGCTATCCAACGGTGGGACGATTTTGGACCCTAACACATCAAGCCTAGTCATTTGGAAATATGGGAGTTgatagtgatttaaaaaaaaaaaacccacttgggACGTCTCAACTTACTCAAAATGAAAAAACTGCACTTTGAGAAGTGAAAGACCTGCATCAGAGAAAACAATGGAAAGGTAGGATGGTAACCGGTGTTGGGAGCAGGACATTTGGGAGGCCTCCAGGTTTCGTGCTGCTGTGCACACAGTATCAGGCTTAGGGGCCTTACAtctctcctctgctgttgttcaggAACAACTTCCTTGTAAGTCTTGCTAAGGAAGACCATTCTGTCTCATTGGATCCTAGGAATGTTATCAAGCCTGAGTATACCAAGTTAGTCTTCCAAAGTTAGTTTGATACGAAAGAGTGGGAGGGAACAAGTTTGGGGACAGAGACCTAGAAATGGGAAAGGAGACAAGGTGGTCTTAAGATTACAATGAACCAAAGTCTGAGAAATACAGCCTTTCACAAGGCAAATTAAACATTAATACCACTCACCCCACCTGACCTCAAGCCTTATACCTGCATTAACTTAAGTTAATAAAGTAACAGTGCCAGGGCACTTGGGAAAACTCACCTGAGGCTGAGCCCTGCCGACTACTTGAGGATGTCCGCCAACTTTTCCTCATAGTAAAGGAAGTTCTCCTGAATGTCCTCCCAGGGCTCGAAGGCCTTGGATTCTCCCTCTTCCTGCTCCACAAAATTCTGCCAGACGTACTCGAAGTCCTGGGGTTTCATGATGCGTAGTCTGCAGCCGGCTTCCCTCAGCTTCTTCAGAGCAGCCTGGATCTCGGGCTCTTCCCACATGAAGAGCCGCCCCACCAGAATGAGCAGGCACAGGTTCTTGGTCTTGCCAAGGGTTTTGATGATGCGGTCAGCACAGGCTGCACAGGGGCTGGAGGACACGTACCAGGTGACATTGTACCGCAGGGCTGGGTCAAAGGTTGGCAGGATGGTGTTGAAGAAGGCTTCCTCTGCGTGGGCAGCTGCATGCTCATCCTCTAAGTAGCCCCGAGATGCTTGAACTTGGCCTCCCTTGCTCTGTACTTCAACcacatagcagaggaaggtcttGTTCCGCCCGGAGCTGTACTCTACATTCCGAAACTGAAACTTAAAGAAGTTGACAGGCAGCCGCTCCCTGTAGTTTGGGGGTTGGGGGTCAGTGAGAACAGAGggataaaaaagaagaaagaaaatgttaagtTTTGATTCCTAGGGCCTCCCCCAAGAAGGCAGTTGTCTTATGAACAGTGCTCacccatgtgatcatcagtgacaGAAAGGCATGGTAAAATCCAGATGGGTTTatgggacaggaagagagaatTTGGATGGAGGTGTGCCCTCTGATCATCGCACCAGGAAGGGTCCCCACACACAGCCTGCACCATCATTCCCAAAACACcacaccacccctccccccatttctACCTCAGTGAACCTTTAACCTGGCTGGCTATAGCTTAGAATCACctacaagaataaaaaaaatgtcgGTGTCTGGGCCTCACACTGTATGATTCAAGCCAGAATATCTGCAGAGAAAGGGAGCctagtgtttttaaaaagctctccAGATGATTCTAATATGTGGATTGGTTGGAAAAGCATAGCAATTTTATGAAGTAGCAAGCTTGTGAAATTTCTCACGAGGGAGCAAGACTGGGATTTTGCAGGAATTTCATGCTTTCATTCCGCTCCTTGTTGTGCTCCTTGTTGTGACTCTTATAAATTGCATCTCAGACACAGAATGGCCTGACCACACTCTCCTAGTGGCGATTCCTCCAGGCCATATATTCCTTCAGGGGAAGGATTGTCACATGGTCAACTtctgagcaattttttttttcagtctgtgaGGCCAAACCATGTGGGAGCATTTGGGATAATTAAGCTTGTGTATAGTATTGAGTCGCTTTAACATCTCATAAGACTTGGCCTCCACCATTTGAATGCTTATAATCCAGCATTTTAGATTCTATCGGGACAGAGATGTTCATAAAGCATGTGAGAACAGAGGAATGGTAAAAGTGAATTGGTAGAGGACAAATAAAGTATCTCAAGAGGTCAGCCTTGATTCAGGAGCCATTACAGGTTCTTACAGCAGAAGGATGTGTAACAGTGATGTCTATGGAAAACTATCATGGAGGCAAGATGGAGTGAAGCTGGGAAAAGCCTGGAACTCACAAGGCCCCAAAGGCATCTTCCAATGTCGGACCCTGGGGCAATTAGGCAGGTGTCCAGTAGCCTCGGGTAGGAGAGGGATGGTTAGCAAATTAGAGtgccaggaaaaagccaggctttGTGAAAAGTTTGGTAGTAGaaataaatggagaaaacaaGAAGAATGAGAGGGAACGGTGTCAGAGTTGAAGactttttaacattattttcagaTGCTTGTGTGCATTTTTCTAGAACAGAAAGAAGCATGCAGGTTTGAAGGCTGAAGAAAATGAACTCTTGAGGAGGGTGATTGAAATGTCATAGAGGGAAGGAGTGAATGCAGGCTGCCTGGGAAGACACCATGTGGTGAGGGTAGCCCTGCTGTCCTCGGTCTCCacccctcttctctttctccaggGAGGTTACCGAGAATCCCTGGGCTGCAGGGGGAATCCCTGAggtcccagggccctgggcccGGGGTTGTTTAGGGGTAAGCCTCAGATGCCGAAGAGCTGAGTAAGCCCAAATTCCTTCCCTGCTGgattcctccctgccccctccaccaAATGCTCTCCAGTCAAGTTGCCACAACCTCTTGCTGTCAAGTTGAATTTCCACGGTGGAGACGGATGTGTTTGAAGACCTAGCCCCAGGAGTCCTTTGGGTACTATACTTAGCTCTGTAAGTCCCTGTGTGCCTCATTGGAGGTGTTTATTATTTACTTAACATTTTCCGAGAGTGGATCGCCTGTTAtttcccctcccttctttccaCCCCTGTTGGAAATTCACTTGCACTGAATTCTTCCTCCCAGACATCTCTGCACCCTGCCAGGGGCTAATTGACTCCTGCACTCAAAGGAGTAGCTTTGTGCTTCTCAGAAATGTGCTTTACCTATCATGCCCAAACCCCTTCTGGGTCTGCAAAGCCTTTCTGCCTACTTCCTTCCCTCAGTCCAACCCAGAATCACCAAGCAATCTTAGTCTCTCAGACCCTGGAAGTATGGCAGCAGGAAATCATGGGGTGTTAAAAAAAAGCTCGTGGAAAAATGTGTCTTACGAAAAAAACGATGcatgaatttaaacatttttgcacAATAAACTTGGCTATGAATTTCCTTAAAGTGTCTTCTAGTTCCAATGACTTCTGTCTGAAGTATGACTTCTTGATTGGCTTGGGAGCTTCAGCAGTAGCTGCCCATGTGGCTACTCGAGTTTCCCGCTGGAACCCCTGAAAGCATCATTCCAGTTTTGCCAGCTCCCACTGCTCTGAAAGTCTgcatttgagcccagtgtggcAAGCTAGCTGGGCGGGGGGTAGGGGAGGGGGGCGTGCTACACTGCTTCCCCTAGCCTCTTTTATGTGCTGGCATTGTCCCCTCCgtgccccctcccccatctctttaCCCTTGGCAAGAGGAGAGAACCTACAGAAACCTGAAACCCAAGGGAGAGGTAGAAAGGTCACCTCCCTATAAATATCCGTGTCCAACCCCCCTCCTGGGCCAACAGCCCAGAGCGTACTTGGTCCCTCAGCAGGTCCTCCTGGGCTAGGGGCCTCCCAGGGCAGAGGAAAGTAGGGAAGGCCTTTGGCTCCCAGGCTTGCTTGTGGGCTTGCTCAGGTTGCTAGGCTGTCTCAAAGGGTTTGTTGATCTAAGAATGAGCACAGACTAAATGAGGCACAATGTGCATTGGGTTCCCACTGAGGAAAAATCCAGGCCCTGAAGTGTCACCAAGGGCACAGACAtgggaggagcctgggaattCTCCAGGGAGCCAGATCACATGACCATCCATCCATTGGGGGATTTTGTAGACTCATAAAATGAGACAAGGCTGTTATGCCTGCtagtggaaggaaggaaagggagacgCTAATTGCTGaatcacattatttttttctagtaACAGGATGTGCCTAAGTACCATATTTACTTCTAGCTCTTTACGCTGAAGCACAGCAGATATTTTACTCCTTAAGTGCtatggggggtgtgtgtgttggagtgATGGCCGGGAGAGAGATGAGATGCTGAAACTGGATCCTCCCCCACATCCACAGAATCTTCCTGTATAGGAATCAACAGTGTGATTGtgtgttccccccccccccagcttcaGATAGCTCCTCTTTAAGTACCACTTCCTCATATTTTCTTGCCAACAAAGCCATTCCCACTTTATTTGCTTAGAACTAGGCTGCTGGGCAGTGCAGGTCTGCACGGAGGAAACCCAGAATCGTCTTATCTAGCAGAACCTGGGGAGGATGGGCTGCTTGGTGGAGGGAAAGAGTTGAGTCAATGTGATACATCTTTTTTCTCAGGCATCCATTTTAAAAAGGACCATTTCCTAAACCCCAGTCTGTCAGGGAAAGGGAAGCAACCTGGAAGGAACAAGAAGCTGGTTGGGGATTCAACTCCAAAGCTGCAAAGCAATACCTGGCATGGAAACCTACTCCCAGCTACTCCTCTGAGCTTTCCTTGGGTAGTCCTCCCTGTGACCTGCTTGGTAGGGGTGGAGGTACCGGCTGCACCAGCCACTCCTTTTCAAGCCACTTTCATAGTAGAAGCCAGAGTGGGGCAAGTCAGGGAGAGGCATGCAGAGCAAGAGCAAAGGGTTCTAACAGCCTGCACCCTGAGAACCTGGAGTTGCAGGCACCTCCTTAGTTGTAGCTTTGCACTCCCACTAACCCTCCACAGGAGCCAGAAAGACAGTAAGTGAACTGGGTTCTCTTCTTTATGACACACTTCCTGCATGCTCCAGAGGCCAGGCTGGAGGAGTGGTGGTGGAGGAGAGGGATTAGTGGTGATGTTGAAGGTGTCTCACTCACCCCCTACATCTCCCTTCTCTGGACCCATCTCTTTCGCTCTGGGCAGTTCCTGAAGTTCTAGAGTAAAAGAAGTCTCACTCCATCTGGCATGCATCTCTGTTCCATCATAATCCTTTTGCTTTAGCAGGTTCTACTGTCTGCAAAAATGTACACAACATGGCTAGAAATGAACACCAACTTACAGCAAGTACACGGCAAAGCAAGGCCATGGTCACTCCTCATTAGGGTGGAGACTTGCAAAAATGGGGGACAACTAGCTCCTGTGTACCAGGGCCCCCTGGAAACTTGCAGCCTTcagaggcaggcaggagccaagaaaaTGCTCACCAAAACCTAGCATCACCTGCTATTCATGTATCTGGAGCTTCTCCCCCTAGCTCATACCCTGTCCTGATGTCTGGCAGGCAGCCTAACACACAATGGATCCTCCAATCAGGAGCTGAGCCCCTGCTACGAGCCTGGTAATACAGACAAAACATCAAGAAAGTTCAAGTTCCTGTCCCAGTGGAATAAATACACAAGGAatctcctccctgctcccccctCAAAAAGTAATGAAAGATATGGATTATGGAAACATGATGTAGGCATTTCATTTGCACCCAAATGAACTTATGTTAGTTCTACTTTTCCACGAACAACTCCTCCTTGATAAGTATTTGTGAATAAAAAAGGAATCCCCTCTGGTGTTTGGGCCCACTGTGGTGAGCCGGTGCCTAGCAGTCCTGAGGTTCTCACTCCACTTGTCCCACTAAGATTgggcaagctaatcttccaccaaaGTTGAGTTTCCTTCCCTGAGAACACAAGCAATCCGCATCTCCAGCCTGGGACAACAGCAGACATTCAGTATGTACAAGCCTGTGGCTGGGGCCTCCCCCAAGCCTCAGCCCCTCTCCTCTCACCTGCAGCAGTTTCTATCTTGCAGTGCTGTGCTGCTATATGTTGAACACCCAGCTCTCTGAGACAAAGGATGACCAGAAAAGGAGTTCTGATGTGTCATGTCTGCCAATTTCTGCCATGTGAATGCTCCCACTACAGGAGATTTCAAACTTCCATGGTGCAAGTAGGGGGCGGAGCGGAGAAGGCAGGCACATGGTGGGGTTTCCAGCCCATGGGGCGGCCCTGTTGGTCTACCTGGTCACTTGCCACCCTACGTCTTGATTAGGCTTCGACCTGCTTTTCCTTCCAAGTGCCCTGTTGAAGCACAGCCACCACGAGTGACTGTCCTGTTCCTACTGGGTGCTTCCTGCTCTCTTCTCCCAGCTTCGGCACTTTGGGAGCTGTTCCCCACAGGAGCCCAGGTTAGGAGAGAAGCTACTTTGCTGATCCGACCCTCTGATTCCAGGGCATTtgggcaggggggaggggaaagtGTTCCCTTGCCTGTGCAACCACAGCCACACCTCTAGGCTATTTTCAGCCATCTATTTACCCAGAAGGG from Ochotona princeps isolate mOchPri1 chromosome 1, mOchPri1.hap1, whole genome shotgun sequence encodes:
- the APOBEC2 gene encoding C->U-editing enzyme APOBEC-2 is translated as MAQKEEAAAAAAASASQNGEGGEDLDNLDDPEKLKELIELPPFEIVTGERLPVNFFKFQFRNVEYSSGRNKTFLCYVVEVQSKGGQVQASRGYLEDEHAAAHAEEAFFNTILPTFDPALRYNVTWYVSSSPCAACADRIIKTLGKTKNLCLLILVGRLFMWEEPEIQAALKKLREAGCRLRIMKPQDFEYVWQNFVEQEEGESKAFEPWEDIQENFLYYEEKLADILK